AGAATAGTTGGGGCAATAAAGATCGTGATGCCATTTATTTGGAGTATACTGTTGATTTCGGTAACGGGTTAAAGTTTGAAACGGAAGATACATTGGTTGCGCATAGCCGTGGTGTGGCAAGAGAAGATTTTACGCCGGTCTATGTGAAGAATTAATTGTTAAATCTAGAAGAATATGAAATACTATAATAGAATTTTACTGCTTGCTATGGTTGCCGGAATAACTGTATCTTGTGCGGATGCACTTTTTGCAGACTTCAAGACGGAGAAACCGGAGAGTCTGAAAAAGTATGAGTACTTGAACGAATATGGTGATTTGAAAACATATATTAATCGTACCACCCATCCCGACTTCAAGTTGGGAACGGGGGTCACGGTGAGTGATTTCTTGAAGCAAGATTTGGTTTATACTTTGACTGCCAACAACTATGACGACGTGACGGCTGGTAATGCCATGAAATATAGCTCATGCGTAGATGCCAAAGGGAATATGGATTTCGGTACAGTCAAGAAGTTTGTGAAAACTGCTAAAGAAACGGGAATCAGTATTTACGGACATACGCTCTGTTGGCATTCACAACAGCAAAATGCTTATTTGAATGGGCTGATTGCGGATAAAGAACTGGAACCGGATCCTGGAAGTTCAGAAATCGCACTTCATATAAAAACTTCGAATCCTCAATCGAATGTATGGGATTGGGAATTGTATTATGATTTGGATGAAGCATTAATAGCAAATCAAGAATATACCATAAGTGTGCGGATGAAGGCTTCTTCGGCTATAACCTTTCCGTTTTGGCCGGGGAAGAAAGATGGATCTGACACGCAATATGGTGCAGGGACCTTTTCAGCGGGTGAGCAATGGTCAACTAACACATTTACGTTTACGCCTTCTGCTGATATAGATAGGTTACGATTCTGTTTCGGTTTGTTTGGCGGTGATTTGTATTTTGATGATTTAACATTGACTGCCGTGGGCTCTGAAAAAAATTTGATTGTGAACTCTACTTTCGAAGAAAGCAAAGATCTGTCCCGATGGAGCAAAGCGAGTTGGATTGATTTTGCCTATGGTATAGAGGAGGTTCAGGAAAGTGGATCCGTGTTAACTAATGTATATATATTAGAGGATGACTTTTCAAGTGGGACGGCTATGATGGGCTGGGGAAATAATTCGACTCGGCAGGTGATTGACGGAATACATCAAATGACAAATCCGTCGGAAGTAAATTCTTGGGAAGCACAGGCTGGCTATGATTTTTCAGCTCCTTTGACAGAAGGGACTACCTATTTCTTAAAGATGAAGATTAAAGGCAGTGTAGCAGGTAGCATTGGGGCGGCCTTTCAAAAACCGGACGGATTTGCCGGGCGTGGTGACTTCCCTTCCATACCAATTACAACAGAATGGGAAGAGGTTACTGTATTTACCAACTGCACGGGAGATGCGGCTACTCGTATTCTTTTTAACTATGGGAAGTATGTCGGTACCATCTATATTGATGATTTGTCTATATATTGGCAGAAATCGGGTAATACGATTCCTCTGACTCCTGAAGAGAA
The DNA window shown above is from Bacteroides faecium and carries:
- a CDS encoding endo-1,4-beta-xylanase produces the protein MKYYNRILLLAMVAGITVSCADALFADFKTEKPESLKKYEYLNEYGDLKTYINRTTHPDFKLGTGVTVSDFLKQDLVYTLTANNYDDVTAGNAMKYSSCVDAKGNMDFGTVKKFVKTAKETGISIYGHTLCWHSQQQNAYLNGLIADKELEPDPGSSEIALHIKTSNPQSNVWDWELYYDLDEALIANQEYTISVRMKASSAITFPFWPGKKDGSDTQYGAGTFSAGEQWSTNTFTFTPSADIDRLRFCFGLFGGDLYFDDLTLTAVGSEKNLIVNSTFEESKDLSRWSKASWIDFAYGIEEVQESGSVLTNVYILEDDFSSGTAMMGWGNNSTRQVIDGIHQMTNPSEVNSWEAQAGYDFSAPLTEGTTYFLKMKIKGSVAGSIGAAFQKPDGFAGRGDFPSIPITTEWEEVTVFTNCTGDAATRILFNYGKYVGTIYIDDLSIYWQKSGNTIPLTPEEKEEILTNELERWIKGMLESCGGYVKAWDVVNEPISGKDSDGDGYYDLQSASQTDDNGVSGENFYWQDYLGDDYARIPIKFARKYFAESGGNPDELKLFINDYNLESDWDQNKKLKSLIHWIERWESDGETKVDGIGTQMHVSYYMSPATQASKENAIINMFTLLASTGKLIKITELDMGIVDAAGETILTENLTDEMQQNMSDFYQFIIEKYFEIIPVAQQYGITHWSPTDSPSENSFWRKGQPIGLWDLNYNRKPVYVGFLEGLKNGTASK